CGGAAACTTTATTCAACAAAGGATATGTTTAATGCAAACCAGGGTGTATGCACTGCAAGAAAACACAAAGACAAAGAGCTTTATTGTGGTCAACTGCAGGCAAAATGAAATGATCTATCAGCCAGGTCAATGATGTTGGTTTATTAGGCAGTCCCTGAATCCATTCTAGGACACTTTTCAGTTCAGACTTTGAAGAGAACGTGGACACAAGCGACCCAGATTACATGCAAATGTGTCCGGTGTGAAGTGTAATCTTGCATTATTGGTCACCTGAGCTCGTATTTTAATGTCTGAACACAGTTTAAGTGTCTTAAATTATAAAACCACTGAGCCAAAGGTCCAAATGTTTTGTCCCCTTGTGCATTTACGATATGATAAACTGAAGCAAAAGCTTTAGGGTTTTCTAGGACATCTACGCTAAACAACCAGTTTGAAACTAGATAACTGTCTGCTAAGTATACAGATGGGTTCTGTTTACATCATCTAGCACTTTCTAGATCTTAATTTTTACTGAAAGTTGAATTAATACATTCAAAATGCCTCAGGTCTATTCTTAAAAATGTTCTAGTCTGAACTAGTAAAGCATCCAAACAAAGCACATTCAGCGTCACCAGCCTGTCCGAGTGCGATCAAAGGTGGATTTTCCTTCCTCCAAGTCTGAGAAATGCAAAACCCTGCAGCCCAGTTCTTCTCCCTCCTTTCCCGCCTGGTGACTTCCCTTCTTTTTGTTCTGAACCGTGATGGCACAAATGAAATTAACAGCGATCGCAGAGCTGCTTATTCAtcagcttccaggtaatttgaaTAACAAAACCCCGTAACAGCGCGTATAAAGTATAAAAGCCGCCTGGCAGCCACAGGTTGTTGGACAGATTCccaaaaacacagaacatcAAACATGGGCAAGGTGGGTAGAGAGCAGTGCCAGAAAACAATCACTAGTCAGTGTAGATGTAAACATGTGGAGAGAAATAAAGGAGAGGGGCTGAGCGTGGATAAACTAATTCATACAGTtattttctgctgcttttttttccagatcaTCTTCTACGAGGAAAGGAACTTCCAGGGTCGCTCCTATGAGTGCAGCAGCGACTGCCCTGACATGTCCTCCTACCTGAGCAGGTGCAACTCctgcagggtggagagcggctGCTTCATGGTCTACGAGCGTCCAAACTACATGGGGAACCAGCACTTTCTGAGGAGGGGCGAGTACTCTGACTGCATGGCTTTTGGCATGAGTGACTCCATCAGATCCTGCCGTTTAATTCCTCCGGTACGCTAACACCAACCTTTACGATCAAAAAGATTTTAGGGCTGAGTGAAACTCTCTCTTTGATATTGCCGCTAGCTGAGCTCTCTTGTGTTCCCGCCAACAGCACCGGGGCTCCTACAGGATGAAGCTCTTCGAGAGGGAGAACTTCCAGGGCCAGAGTCACGAGGTGATGGACGATTGCGACAACATCATGGAGCGCTACCGCATGAATGACTGCCAGTCCTGCCACGTGATGGACGGCCACTGGCTCATGTATGAGCAGCCCCACTACAGAGGCAGGATGGTGTACCTGAGTCCTGGAGAGTACAAGAGCATGAGGGATATGGGATACAGCGGCATGAGGATCAGCTCAGTCAGGCGTATCACTGATTCCTGTTGAAGCAGAGCAAAACATCATGctattgaataaaataaaagacaagtCAAACACAGCTTTATTGTTTTATGTCTTATTCAGCagaatgtgttttcagtgtcgGTGAGGGCTGGAGGTGGCATATTAGAGTCCACGTTCATAGATCAGTAGTATACAGAGGGATGGCTACATATGCATGAAAACATggcaaaacagttttttaaatAAGCTTTTTATCACAACCTTGTGGGCATCTTTGCTGAAACCTACTGATTATCTCCATATACAATCCGTTTGTTGGTGTGTTTccatcaaagaaaaagaaaacctacACTGGTCGCTGAAATACCTGGAAAAAAACTGACAAGACATAATATAAACATAATATAAATGCACTGAAAACTGACTAATGATTCCTTTAAACTGTAATTTAACAGATTTAGAAACAGACCAATAAAACTGCTCAGCTAATTAGTTGGAACCCTaaactcagtttttttttaagtcaaccACTTAACCACTTACCATCCAGTGATGAGTGTAACTGTCAGTGAGACTTGTGCACCTGTAGGCCGATGTTCTGGTCCAGTCGTGAACAAACGTCTCCAGCCGTCTCAGGTCTGAAGGGTTTGTTCTCCAGATGCAGGTTGCAGatgtttccacagatgttcaacaGGATTCAGATCAGGACTCACAGAAGGACACTTCAAAACCACCTGATGTTTAGTTCTTAGTCATTCTTggatggttctggttgtgtgttttgggtcatAATCCTGCTGGAGGACCCATGACCTGCCACTGAGAACAAGCTTTGTGCCTCTGGGCAGCACATTTGTCTCCAGGATACCTTGAAAGTCTTGAGATTTCCTTGTACCTGCTTAGATTCAAGACCCCCGGTACCAGAcgcagcaaagcagctccagaacagaacTGAGCCTCCTCCAAGCT
This DNA window, taken from Cololabis saira isolate AMF1-May2022 chromosome 6, fColSai1.1, whole genome shotgun sequence, encodes the following:
- the LOC133445754 gene encoding gamma-crystallin M3-like, which produces MGKIIFYEERNFQGRSYECSSDCPDMSSYLSRCNSCRVESGCFMVYERPNYMGNQHFLRRGEYSDCMAFGMSDSIRSCRLIPPHRGSYRMKLFERENFQGQSHEVMDDCDNIMERYRMNDCQSCHVMDGHWLMYEQPHYRGRMVYLSPGEYKSMRDMGYSGMRISSVRRITDSC